In the genome of Fretibacterium sp. OH1220_COT-178, one region contains:
- a CDS encoding formate--tetrahydrofolate ligase — translation MTVPSDIEIAQSAKMRPIVEIAKKLGIAEDDLEFYGKYKAKVQPQVLRNLKDRPNGKLVLVTAITPTPAGEGKTTTSVGLTDGLSKIGKKVCVALREPSLGPSFGVKGGAAGGGYAQVVPMEDINLHFTGDLHAITTAHNLCAAMLDNHMQQGNELNIDPRRVVFRRAMDLNERALRKVIIGLGGRTEGVPRESGFDITVASEVMAILCLSMDLMDLKDRLSRIVLAYTYEGKPVTVADIGAAGSMAALLKEAIKPNLVQTLEGSPAFIHGGPFANIAHGCNSVQATRLGLKLADYLVTEAGFGADLGAEKFLDIKCRMADLKPDAVVVVATVRALKMHGGKKKTELTGEDLKALEAGIPNLQKHIENVKKFGLPVVVAINRFPLDTEAELALVEKKCAELGASFALSEVWAKGGEGGVELAKKVVEACEKPSEFKFIYKAEMTPKEKMEAIAREIYGADGVDFTPQAEKDLELIHQLGKDDLLICMAKTQYSFSDDATKVGRPKDFRITVREVRLSAGAGFMVAVTGAIMTMPGLPKKPAALSIDVDENGKITGLF, via the coding sequence ATGACGGTACCGAGCGATATCGAGATTGCGCAGTCGGCGAAGATGCGTCCCATAGTGGAGATCGCGAAGAAGCTGGGGATTGCCGAGGACGATCTTGAGTTCTACGGCAAGTACAAGGCCAAGGTGCAGCCCCAGGTCCTCAGGAATCTCAAGGACAGACCGAACGGAAAGCTCGTCCTCGTGACGGCGATCACTCCGACTCCAGCGGGCGAGGGCAAGACCACGACCAGCGTGGGATTGACCGACGGCCTGAGCAAGATCGGCAAGAAGGTCTGCGTCGCCCTGCGCGAGCCCTCCCTGGGGCCCAGCTTCGGGGTCAAGGGAGGAGCGGCGGGCGGAGGCTATGCCCAGGTCGTCCCCATGGAGGACATCAACCTCCACTTCACGGGCGACCTCCACGCCATCACCACCGCCCATAATCTCTGTGCCGCGATGCTGGACAACCACATGCAACAGGGCAACGAGCTGAATATCGATCCCCGCCGCGTCGTGTTCCGTCGCGCGATGGACCTGAACGAGCGTGCGCTGCGCAAGGTCATCATCGGCCTCGGAGGACGCACCGAGGGGGTTCCGCGAGAGAGCGGGTTCGACATCACGGTCGCCTCGGAGGTCATGGCGATCCTCTGTCTTTCCATGGACCTGATGGACCTCAAGGACCGCCTCTCCAGGATCGTTCTGGCCTACACCTACGAGGGCAAACCCGTCACCGTGGCGGACATCGGGGCGGCCGGATCCATGGCGGCCCTCCTGAAGGAGGCCATCAAACCCAACCTGGTCCAGACCCTGGAGGGTTCCCCCGCCTTCATCCACGGCGGCCCCTTCGCCAACATCGCCCATGGATGCAACAGCGTTCAGGCTACGCGCCTGGGGCTGAAGCTCGCCGACTATCTCGTCACCGAGGCGGGGTTTGGCGCGGACCTCGGAGCCGAAAAGTTTCTCGACATCAAGTGCCGTATGGCGGACCTCAAGCCGGATGCGGTCGTCGTCGTCGCGACGGTGCGCGCGCTCAAGATGCACGGCGGCAAGAAGAAGACGGAGCTGACCGGCGAGGACCTGAAGGCCCTCGAAGCGGGGATCCCCAACCTCCAGAAGCACATCGAGAACGTCAAGAAGTTCGGGCTTCCCGTTGTCGTGGCGATCAACCGCTTCCCGCTGGACACCGAGGCCGAGCTGGCCCTGGTGGAGAAGAAGTGCGCGGAGCTCGGGGCCTCCTTTGCGCTCTCCGAGGTGTGGGCCAAGGGGGGCGAGGGCGGGGTCGAGCTGGCCAAAAAGGTTGTCGAGGCCTGTGAGAAGCCCTCCGAGTTCAAGTTCATCTACAAGGCGGAGATGACGCCCAAGGAGAAGATGGAGGCCATCGCCAGGGAGATCTACGGTGCCGACGGCGTCGATTTCACCCCTCAGGCGGAGAAGGACCTCGAGCTCATCCATCAGTTGGGCAAGGACGACCTTCTGATCTGCATGGCCAAGACCCAGTATTCCTTCTCCGACGATGCGACGAAGGTCGGTCGTCCAAAGGACTTCCGTATCACGGTGCGTGAGGTGCGCCTCTCCGCGGGGGCGGGGTTCATGGTGGCCGTGACGGGGGCGATCATGACCATGCCGGGGTTGCCGAAGAAGCCGGCAGCGCTCTCGATCGATGTGGATGAGAACGGAAAGATAACGGGCCTGTTCTAG
- a CDS encoding SPFH domain-containing protein, with the protein MALLQIVEWDSGLNPSDVFAWRYVDRKHPEKSDALGNWTQLVVQESQEAVLFRDGQALDLFGPGRYTLSTDNIPLLRRLINLPTGGENPFKAHIWFVNKLNVLDVKWGTLSPLLLRDPEYQIPIPVRAYGQFGIRIRDSRKFLLKLVGTRTRLTREELIESFRGLLLSRIGDMIATYMTQKRINIFDISAYLRDMSDEAVDAVRPVFEEFGIEPANFFIGSVNVPDDDDAVLDLKKAMSERARMNLMGFNYQQKRSFDAMEQMAQASGGSGGDGGGNPLLGAGMGLGAGLGMGGAFGQMASQMGQFLNSPQPQPTPSSPETSSRPCPKCGKSCGADGRFCPSCGASLSAKPGCPHCGAEVAEDSRFCFKCGKPIGRTCACGAPLAPDAAFCSQCGKSTRGSTSQA; encoded by the coding sequence ATGGCTTTACTGCAGATCGTCGAATGGGACTCCGGTCTCAACCCCTCGGACGTCTTCGCGTGGCGCTACGTGGACCGCAAGCATCCGGAGAAGAGCGACGCCCTCGGCAACTGGACCCAACTGGTCGTTCAGGAGTCCCAGGAGGCCGTCCTCTTCCGCGACGGACAGGCCCTCGACCTCTTCGGTCCGGGACGCTATACGCTCTCCACGGACAACATTCCGCTGCTGAGGCGCCTCATCAATCTGCCGACCGGCGGAGAAAATCCCTTCAAGGCCCACATCTGGTTCGTCAACAAGCTCAACGTTCTGGACGTCAAATGGGGGACTCTTTCCCCGTTGCTGCTCCGGGACCCCGAATATCAGATCCCCATCCCCGTCCGCGCCTACGGGCAGTTCGGCATCCGCATCCGGGACAGCCGCAAGTTCCTGCTCAAACTGGTCGGAACCCGCACCCGGCTCACCCGGGAGGAGCTGATCGAATCGTTCCGCGGCCTTTTGCTGAGCCGTATCGGCGATATGATCGCCACCTACATGACCCAGAAGAGGATCAACATCTTCGACATCAGCGCCTACCTTCGGGACATGTCCGACGAAGCCGTGGATGCGGTTCGCCCGGTGTTCGAGGAGTTCGGGATCGAACCCGCCAACTTCTTTATCGGTTCCGTCAACGTTCCGGACGACGACGACGCCGTGCTCGACCTCAAAAAGGCCATGAGCGAGCGGGCGCGTATGAACCTGATGGGATTCAACTATCAGCAGAAACGCTCCTTCGACGCCATGGAGCAGATGGCTCAGGCCTCGGGCGGGAGCGGAGGCGACGGAGGGGGCAATCCCCTGCTCGGGGCCGGCATGGGCCTCGGCGCAGGACTTGGAATGGGCGGAGCCTTCGGCCAGATGGCCTCCCAGATGGGGCAATTTTTGAACTCCCCGCAGCCCCAGCCGACGCCCTCCAGCCCGGAGACCTCCTCCCGCCCCTGTCCGAAGTGCGGCAAGTCCTGCGGAGCCGATGGACGTTTCTGCCCCTCATGCGGAGCGTCGCTGTCGGCGAAGCCCGGCTGCCCGCACTGCGGAGCGGAGGTGGCCGAGGACTCGCGCTTCTGCTTCAAGTGCGGCAAGCCGATCGGCAGGACATGTGCGTGCGGCGCCCCTCTCGCCCCGGACGCGGCGTTTTGTTCCCAATGCGGCAAAAGCACCCGGGGCAGTACCTCACAGGCATGA